The following proteins come from a genomic window of Microbacterium sp. JZ31:
- a CDS encoding sugar ABC transporter ATP-binding protein — protein MTVTITGLTKRYGATLALDGVDLEIRSGEVHALLGHNGAGKSTVIGCLGGRTAPTQGVIDIDGERHTALDPRASIAAGVAVIYQHLSLIDSLTVAENLFLGQERTAGGVLVRRGEQKRQTAEALARIGADISPDAVVGELSMGQRQQVEIAKALQRRARLLILDEPSAALSPVESERLGALVLQLKREGIAILYVTHLLNEVVRLADRATVLRNGRVVWSADMAGVSKSDIVAAVSGGAHDARVTPPAPDAGEPALRLRGFETEGIAPVDLDVQPGEIVCLYGLIGSGRTRLMETLFGRRPWRGDVRVDGRAVRLRTPDDALRAGVALVPADRAKQGLFGTLSASENIVTRAMGALGRFGGRDFAAERGLVARAFDAMSVRPALPDLAATRFSGGNQQKILIGRWVNAASSVRVLLLDDPTQGVDVGARAEIYETIRTLAAERRVAIVYATNEPEEVLALAHRCVVMRDGAVVDAVSLDGADEESLLALIHHEPALA, from the coding sequence ATGACCGTCACGATCACCGGGCTGACGAAGCGGTACGGCGCGACCCTCGCGCTGGACGGCGTGGATCTCGAGATCCGCTCGGGAGAGGTGCACGCGCTGCTGGGCCACAACGGCGCCGGCAAGTCGACGGTGATCGGCTGCCTGGGTGGGCGCACGGCGCCCACCCAGGGGGTCATCGACATCGACGGGGAGCGGCACACCGCCCTGGACCCGCGCGCGTCGATCGCGGCCGGCGTCGCCGTGATCTACCAGCACCTCAGCCTGATCGACTCGCTCACGGTCGCCGAGAACCTGTTCCTGGGGCAGGAGCGCACGGCGGGCGGCGTGCTGGTGCGGCGCGGCGAGCAGAAGCGCCAGACGGCCGAGGCGCTCGCGCGCATCGGTGCCGACATCAGCCCCGACGCCGTCGTGGGGGAGCTCTCGATGGGGCAGCGCCAGCAGGTCGAGATCGCCAAGGCGCTGCAGCGGCGCGCGCGGCTGCTGATCCTCGACGAGCCGAGCGCCGCGCTGTCGCCGGTCGAGTCCGAGCGCCTGGGCGCGCTCGTGCTGCAGCTCAAGCGCGAGGGCATCGCGATCCTGTACGTGACGCACCTGCTCAACGAGGTGGTGCGCCTGGCGGACCGCGCCACCGTGCTGCGCAACGGCCGTGTGGTGTGGTCGGCGGACATGGCGGGCGTGAGCAAGTCCGACATCGTCGCCGCGGTGTCGGGCGGAGCGCACGACGCCCGCGTGACCCCGCCCGCCCCCGATGCGGGCGAGCCGGCCCTGCGCCTGCGCGGCTTCGAGACCGAGGGGATCGCGCCCGTCGACCTCGACGTGCAGCCGGGCGAGATCGTGTGCCTGTACGGGCTGATCGGCTCCGGGCGGACGCGCCTCATGGAGACCCTGTTCGGCCGTCGACCGTGGCGCGGCGACGTGCGCGTCGACGGACGCGCCGTGCGACTGCGCACCCCGGACGACGCGCTGCGCGCGGGCGTCGCGCTGGTGCCGGCGGATCGCGCCAAGCAGGGGCTGTTCGGCACGCTGTCCGCGTCGGAGAACATCGTCACGCGGGCGATGGGCGCGCTCGGCCGGTTCGGCGGGCGCGACTTCGCCGCGGAACGCGGCCTGGTGGCGCGGGCGTTCGACGCCATGTCGGTCCGCCCCGCCCTGCCGGACCTGGCCGCCACGCGCTTCTCGGGCGGCAACCAGCAGAAGATCCTGATCGGGCGGTGGGTGAACGCCGCCTCGAGCGTCCGGGTGCTGCTGCTGGACGACCCCACCCAGGGCGTCGACGTCGGCGCCCGCGCCGAGATCTACGAGACCATCCGCACCCTCGCCGCAGAGCGCCGCGTCGCGATCGTCTACGCCACGAACGAGCCCGAGGAGGTCCTCGCCCTCGCGCACCGCTGCGTCGTCATGCGCGACGGGGCCGTCGTCGACGCCGTCTCCCTGGACGGCGCGGACGAGGAGTCCCTGCTCGCCCTCATCCATCACGAGCCCGCGCTCGCCTGA
- a CDS encoding ABC transporter permease produces MNRSFASRLTHGVINNPLVVLLVLMVVAVQVVTGAQLNPANLRGVFLDVSVIAIAAVPVAMLVIAGYMDLSVGSTLALGGVTAGITLRATGSPVLAIVLAVLAGAVVGLVNAVLVTVVGLSSFITTLGMLTAARGVAQLLAPLPVSGFDAGFTALGIGAVAGIPVPAIIAAVLLLAAGAFLTLTPAGRHVYAIGVNREAAYLSGVAIRRIPFVLYLVSGSAAGLAGAITAARLNSAPAGQLGSGFELAVLTAVLLGGVALTGGAGNMGGVLVGVLFMGMLTNGLTLLGVPTFWQSVASGVALILAIAISVGTQILRGRLVARDAQRIARQAAVEAEAAATR; encoded by the coding sequence ATGAACCGATCCTTCGCCTCGCGCCTGACCCACGGCGTGATCAACAATCCCCTGGTCGTGCTGCTCGTGCTGATGGTCGTGGCCGTGCAGGTGGTCACCGGCGCGCAGCTGAACCCCGCGAACCTGCGCGGCGTCTTCCTCGACGTCTCGGTGATCGCCATCGCGGCCGTACCGGTCGCGATGCTCGTGATCGCCGGCTACATGGACCTCTCGGTCGGCTCGACCCTCGCGCTCGGCGGCGTGACCGCCGGCATCACGCTTCGCGCCACCGGCTCGCCCGTCCTCGCGATCGTGCTGGCGGTGCTCGCCGGCGCGGTCGTCGGCCTCGTCAATGCCGTGCTCGTGACGGTGGTCGGGCTGTCGTCCTTCATCACGACGCTCGGCATGCTCACGGCCGCGCGCGGCGTGGCGCAGCTGCTCGCGCCCCTGCCGGTCTCGGGCTTCGACGCGGGGTTCACGGCGCTCGGGATCGGCGCGGTCGCGGGCATCCCGGTCCCGGCGATCATCGCGGCCGTGCTGCTGCTGGCGGCCGGCGCGTTCCTCACGCTGACGCCCGCGGGACGCCACGTGTACGCGATCGGCGTGAACCGCGAGGCGGCCTACCTGTCGGGCGTCGCGATCCGCCGCATCCCGTTCGTGCTCTACCTCGTCTCGGGATCGGCCGCCGGGCTGGCGGGCGCCATCACGGCGGCGCGCCTCAACAGCGCGCCCGCCGGTCAGCTGGGCTCGGGCTTCGAGCTGGCGGTGCTGACCGCGGTCCTGCTCGGCGGCGTCGCGCTCACGGGCGGCGCGGGCAACATGGGCGGCGTGCTGGTCGGGGTGCTGTTCATGGGCATGCTCACGAACGGCCTCACGCTCCTGGGCGTGCCGACCTTCTGGCAGAGCGTCGCGAGCGGCGTGGCCCTGATCCTCGCGATCGCGATCAGCGTGGGCACGCAGATCCTGCGCGGCCGCCTGGTCGCGCGCGACGCCCAGCGCATCGCCCGGCAGGCCGCGGTGGAGGCGGAGGCCGCCGCCACCCGCTGA
- a CDS encoding APC family permease translates to MSTSPDTTSTALKGNLGVASIVFLVLAAVAPLTGMIVIASLAIALGSGGGTPAMFAVMTVILLLFSVGYAQMAKQLTNAGGFYAFVVKGLGRTAGLVAAMIAVVGYNCFVAGAVGTSGFFSAVVFESFTGVSTPWWAWSLGWVVLAWIFTRSGIDFSAKILGVALVVEVLILIALDVAILAQTGFALDAWAPSAWAGPTMGLGLLFAGTAFLGFEATGLFGEEARDPKRTIPRATYAAILVIGVLAVVTTWAFVSAMGVADAQGVALDHLAGGDLVFVLSDTYLGPVLTAVMQVLLIVSLFAALLALHNSATRYLYAMGRVGVFPARLSQTREKTGSPVVASTAQFAFSVVVAMLFAVAGADPILTLVPAFTGLGTLGIIVMQAIAVVAVIVHFRRQRDPRWMTTFVLPGIGAIGLWVVTALAFANFGMMAGSEDPLIGALPWLLPLAAVAGLVIAVVTRSRAPRVWQALDQDLDKVGLEVAVETPLR, encoded by the coding sequence ATGTCCACCTCTCCCGACACGACGTCGACAGCGCTCAAGGGCAACCTGGGCGTCGCCAGCATCGTCTTCCTCGTGCTCGCGGCCGTGGCGCCGCTCACGGGCATGATCGTGATCGCCAGCCTGGCGATCGCGCTCGGCTCGGGCGGCGGCACGCCCGCCATGTTCGCCGTCATGACCGTGATCCTGCTGCTGTTCTCGGTCGGCTACGCACAGATGGCCAAGCAGCTCACCAACGCGGGCGGGTTCTACGCCTTCGTGGTCAAGGGGCTCGGTCGCACAGCCGGTCTCGTGGCGGCCATGATCGCGGTCGTCGGCTACAACTGCTTCGTCGCGGGCGCGGTGGGAACCTCCGGGTTCTTCAGCGCCGTGGTCTTCGAGAGCTTCACGGGCGTGTCCACGCCCTGGTGGGCGTGGTCGCTGGGCTGGGTCGTCCTGGCCTGGATCTTCACGCGCAGCGGCATCGACTTCTCCGCCAAGATCCTCGGCGTCGCGCTCGTCGTCGAGGTGCTGATCCTCATCGCGCTCGACGTGGCGATCCTGGCGCAGACCGGCTTCGCGCTCGATGCGTGGGCGCCGTCGGCCTGGGCCGGCCCGACCATGGGCCTCGGGCTGCTGTTCGCCGGCACGGCGTTCCTGGGCTTCGAGGCGACCGGCCTGTTCGGCGAGGAGGCGCGCGACCCCAAGCGCACGATCCCGCGCGCCACCTACGCCGCGATCCTCGTGATCGGCGTGCTCGCGGTCGTGACCACGTGGGCGTTCGTGTCGGCCATGGGCGTGGCCGACGCGCAGGGCGTTGCGCTGGATCACCTCGCCGGCGGCGACCTGGTGTTCGTGCTGTCCGACACGTATCTCGGACCCGTGCTGACCGCCGTCATGCAGGTGCTGCTGATCGTCAGCCTGTTCGCGGCCCTGCTGGCCCTGCACAACTCCGCGACGCGGTACCTGTACGCGATGGGGCGCGTGGGCGTGTTCCCCGCGCGGCTCTCGCAGACCCGCGAGAAGACCGGGTCGCCGGTCGTGGCCTCGACCGCGCAGTTCGCGTTCTCGGTCGTGGTCGCGATGCTGTTCGCGGTCGCCGGGGCCGATCCGATCCTGACGCTCGTGCCCGCGTTCACAGGGCTCGGCACGCTCGGCATCATCGTGATGCAGGCGATCGCCGTCGTCGCGGTCATCGTGCACTTCCGCCGCCAGCGCGACCCGCGCTGGATGACCACGTTCGTGCTGCCGGGCATCGGCGCGATCGGGCTCTGGGTCGTCACCGCGCTCGCCTTCGCCAACTTCGGGATGATGGCGGGCTCGGAGGATCCCCTGATCGGCGCGCTGCCGTGGCTGCTGCCGCTCGCGGCGGTCGCGGGCCTGGTGATCGCGGTCGTGACGCGCTCTCGCGCGCCGCGCGTGTGGCAGGCGCTCGACCAGGACCTCGACAAGGTCGGCCTCGAGGTCGCCGTCGAGACGCCGCTGCGATGA
- a CDS encoding SDR family NAD(P)-dependent oxidoreductase, whose protein sequence is MTAHIITGGGTGIGAATARLLADAGGDVVIVGRRPEPLQAVAATHERVHAMTADAADGADMARVVAATAERFGGVAGLVANAGGHGYSTVGDTTDDEWRASLEANLTTAFVAIRAALGELERAQGSIVVVSSIAGLAAGPETAGYTVGKHALLGLVRSVARDYGRRGVRINALCPGWVRTPMSDAEMSVLVERGDAQDVESAYALVTRDVPLGRAALPEEIAATIGFLLGPASAYVHGATIVADGGSTIVDVPTLAYG, encoded by the coding sequence ATGACGGCGCACATCATCACGGGCGGCGGCACCGGCATCGGCGCGGCCACCGCGCGGCTGCTGGCGGACGCGGGGGGCGACGTCGTGATCGTCGGTCGTCGCCCCGAGCCGCTGCAGGCCGTCGCGGCCACGCACGAGCGGGTCCACGCGATGACGGCCGACGCCGCCGACGGCGCCGACATGGCGCGTGTGGTCGCCGCGACGGCCGAGCGCTTCGGCGGCGTGGCGGGCCTGGTGGCCAACGCGGGAGGGCACGGCTACTCCACGGTGGGCGACACGACGGACGACGAGTGGCGCGCCAGCCTGGAGGCCAATCTCACGACCGCGTTCGTCGCGATCCGCGCGGCGCTCGGCGAGCTCGAGCGCGCGCAGGGCTCGATCGTGGTGGTCTCGTCTATCGCGGGCCTTGCCGCCGGTCCCGAGACGGCGGGCTACACGGTGGGCAAGCACGCGCTGCTGGGGCTCGTCCGCTCGGTCGCCCGCGACTACGGCCGGCGGGGCGTGCGCATCAACGCGCTGTGCCCGGGATGGGTGCGCACGCCGATGTCCGACGCGGAGATGTCGGTGCTTGTCGAGCGCGGCGATGCGCAGGACGTCGAGAGCGCGTACGCGCTGGTCACTCGCGACGTCCCGCTCGGTCGGGCCGCGCTGCCCGAGGAGATCGCCGCGACCATCGGCTTCCTGCTCGGGCCCGCGTCGGCCTACGTGCACGGCGCCACGATCGTCGCCGACGGCGGCAGCACGATCGTCGACGTGCCGACCCTGGCCTACGGATGA
- a CDS encoding phosphotransferase enzyme family protein gives MTMHPAATAPPFTLDAAEALARAALPRFGLGPDARIEFVKHRENHTYRVTDGDEEVALRVHRSGYRDDAEIASELRWIALLSAHGVPVPRVRSTSAGEPYAVVEHGGHTRRVSVQEWLDAEQAGDVVDWFEGRTRPSAELFGVLGDLAARLHDAAERMGTPTWFRRAAWDAEGLAGEAPRWGVAEALTTLGPEERELFARARARAHRDILRVPRSARSFGVIHADLTPENVLRRADGAHVAIDFDDFGEGYYLFDLATILWWASRLDDVADLRVALLDGYTAVRPLGPELAALDALVIARGSSYLGWAADRAGDDAAQWIADRVAPWARHLCAAYVAGEPLPWHTTHSREDAS, from the coding sequence ATGACCATGCACCCCGCGGCCACCGCGCCGCCCTTCACCCTGGACGCCGCCGAGGCGCTCGCGCGCGCGGCGCTGCCGCGCTTCGGGCTCGGGCCCGACGCGCGCATCGAGTTCGTCAAGCACCGCGAGAACCACACGTATCGCGTCACGGACGGCGACGAGGAGGTCGCGCTGCGCGTGCACCGCTCGGGCTACCGCGACGACGCCGAGATCGCGAGCGAACTGCGCTGGATCGCTCTGCTGTCGGCGCACGGGGTGCCCGTGCCCCGCGTACGCAGCACGAGCGCGGGGGAGCCGTACGCGGTGGTGGAGCACGGCGGCCACACGCGCCGCGTGTCCGTGCAAGAGTGGCTCGACGCCGAGCAGGCGGGCGACGTGGTCGACTGGTTCGAGGGCCGCACGCGCCCCAGCGCCGAGCTGTTCGGCGTGCTCGGAGACCTCGCCGCCCGGCTGCACGACGCAGCGGAGCGGATGGGCACGCCCACGTGGTTCCGCCGCGCCGCGTGGGACGCCGAGGGGCTGGCGGGCGAGGCGCCGCGCTGGGGCGTCGCGGAGGCGCTGACAACGCTCGGCCCGGAGGAGCGCGAGCTGTTCGCGCGCGCCCGGGCGCGCGCGCACCGTGACATCCTCCGGGTGCCGCGCAGCGCGCGCAGCTTCGGCGTCATCCACGCCGACCTGACACCCGAGAACGTGCTGCGCCGCGCCGACGGAGCCCACGTCGCGATCGACTTCGACGACTTCGGGGAGGGCTACTACCTGTTCGACCTCGCCACGATCCTGTGGTGGGCATCGCGGCTCGACGACGTGGCCGACCTGCGCGTGGCGCTGCTGGACGGATACACCGCGGTGCGCCCCCTGGGGCCCGAGCTGGCCGCCCTCGACGCGCTGGTGATCGCCCGGGGGTCGAGCTACCTCGGCTGGGCGGCCGACCGGGCCGGCGACGACGCCGCCCAGTGGATCGCCGACCGGGTGGCGCCCTGGGCGCGCCACCTGTGCGCCGCCTACGTGGCGGGCGAGCCCCTGCCCTGGCACACGACACACTCCCGAGAGGACGCCTCATGA
- a CDS encoding aspartate aminotransferase family protein, translating to MTNDLLARRHATLGPHSPLFYRAPLEMVRGEGVWLTDAQGRRYLDAYNNVPHVGHSHPRVVAAVAEQMATLNIHTRYLNERVVRYAEKLLALFDPGLDRLFLTNSGSEANELAIRIARQHTGHRGVIVSDFSYHGNTITLAEVTTGLDAAEALAPHARAIRIPDLDATDAPDEQTLLRSALAELDAAIASLDEAGFGVAVLLIDTLFTTEGVVRPPRDFVRLAAERVRRAGGLVIADEVQPGFGRIGTYWWGYQQWGFTPDFVTMGKSMGNGHPVAGVVTTQALLEEFGSHNMFFNTFAGNPVSAAAAEAVLDVIHDEGLRERAAENGAFIRERLEAITASYEALGPVRGAGLFFGFEIFADAARSTPDPATTKDLVEDMRERGVLLSRIGRHDSVFKIRPPLALERAHAERLLATIEESIAVRFGS from the coding sequence ATGACGAACGACCTGCTGGCACGACGCCACGCCACGCTGGGCCCGCACTCGCCGCTGTTCTACCGCGCGCCGCTGGAGATGGTGCGCGGCGAGGGCGTGTGGCTGACCGACGCGCAGGGCCGCCGCTACCTCGACGCCTACAACAACGTGCCCCACGTGGGGCACAGCCACCCGCGCGTGGTCGCGGCCGTGGCCGAGCAGATGGCGACGCTCAACATCCACACCCGCTACCTGAACGAGCGCGTGGTGCGCTACGCCGAGAAGCTGCTGGCGCTGTTCGACCCGGGACTGGATCGTCTCTTCCTCACCAACAGCGGATCCGAGGCGAACGAGCTCGCGATCCGCATCGCGCGCCAGCACACGGGGCACCGGGGCGTGATCGTGAGCGACTTCAGCTACCACGGCAACACCATCACGCTGGCGGAGGTCACGACCGGGCTGGACGCCGCGGAGGCGCTCGCGCCGCATGCGCGGGCCATCCGCATCCCGGACCTGGACGCCACGGACGCGCCCGACGAGCAGACCCTGCTGCGATCCGCGCTCGCCGAGCTTGACGCCGCGATCGCCTCGCTGGACGAAGCGGGGTTCGGCGTCGCGGTACTGCTGATCGACACGCTCTTCACGACCGAGGGCGTGGTGCGTCCGCCGCGGGACTTCGTGCGCCTGGCGGCCGAGAGGGTGCGGCGCGCGGGCGGCCTGGTGATCGCCGACGAGGTGCAGCCCGGGTTCGGACGCATCGGCACGTACTGGTGGGGCTATCAGCAGTGGGGCTTCACCCCGGATTTCGTCACGATGGGCAAGTCGATGGGCAACGGCCACCCCGTCGCGGGTGTGGTGACCACGCAGGCGCTGCTGGAGGAGTTCGGCTCACACAATATGTTCTTCAACACGTTCGCGGGCAACCCCGTCTCCGCCGCCGCCGCCGAGGCCGTCCTCGACGTGATCCATGACGAAGGGCTGCGTGAGCGCGCGGCCGAGAACGGCGCGTTCATCCGCGAGCGCCTCGAGGCGATCACGGCGTCGTACGAGGCTCTGGGGCCGGTGCGCGGCGCCGGCCTGTTCTTCGGCTTCGAGATCTTCGCGGACGCGGCACGCTCGACGCCCGACCCGGCAACGACGAAGGACCTCGTCGAGGACATGCGTGAGCGCGGCGTCCTGCTCAGCCGAATCGGTCGCCACGACTCCGTCTTCAAGATCCGACCGCCGCTCGCACTCGAGCGTGCGCACGCGGAACGGCTGCTCGCGACGATCGAGGAGAGCATCGCGGTGCGGTTCGGCAGCTGA
- a CDS encoding TetR/AcrR family transcriptional regulator, with translation MPKIVDRDARRLEIVETYVKLAAAEGFEAVTTRRLASELGVAAGALWHYFKGFDEVLLRAFQLMYERTDARMQAQTKSRRGMDALCALVEQTHPLDRLTSDEAHVVVSFWGRVPFHKDFAQIQSSVEDHWHLTYSRALEQAVEDGELIAETPVQGLTDALLALVTGYQVEHVLRTRISEPARQWGVIQTLLGPWLTPAGAERGRFDERAAAVTG, from the coding sequence ATGCCGAAGATCGTCGACCGCGACGCACGCCGCCTGGAGATCGTCGAGACGTATGTCAAGCTCGCGGCGGCTGAGGGCTTCGAGGCGGTCACGACCCGTCGGCTCGCCAGCGAGCTCGGCGTGGCCGCCGGCGCGCTGTGGCACTACTTCAAGGGCTTCGATGAGGTGCTGCTGCGGGCCTTCCAATTGATGTACGAGCGCACGGACGCCCGCATGCAGGCGCAGACGAAATCTCGGCGCGGGATGGACGCGCTGTGCGCGCTGGTCGAGCAGACGCATCCGCTGGACCGTCTGACGAGCGATGAGGCGCACGTCGTGGTCAGCTTCTGGGGACGCGTGCCGTTTCACAAGGACTTCGCGCAGATCCAGTCGAGCGTGGAGGACCACTGGCATCTCACCTACTCTCGTGCGCTCGAGCAGGCGGTCGAGGACGGCGAGCTGATCGCCGAGACGCCCGTGCAGGGCCTCACGGACGCGTTGCTCGCGCTGGTGACGGGCTATCAGGTGGAGCATGTCCTGCGCACGCGTATCTCCGAGCCGGCGCGTCAGTGGGGCGTGATCCAGACGCTGCTCGGCCCGTGGCTGACGCCCGCGGGCGCGGAGCGCGGTCGATTCGACGAAAGGGCGGCGGCCGTCACCGGGTGA
- a CDS encoding mannitol-1-phosphate 5-dehydrogenase — MKKALHFGAGNIGRGFVGLLLHEGGYEVVFSDVATALVDAINAADEYTVHEVGEGGRDKVVTRFRAIDSAADPEAVAAEVATADVVTTAVGPTVLRFIAPHIVAGLALRDPDAAPLQVMACENAIGATDTLRDHMQESAGESWDALAGRAVFANTAVDRIVPGQPEGHGIDVTVEPFFEWAIEKHPFGANPPEIPGAHFVDDLAPYIERKLFTVNTGHATAAYLGARAGLEKISDALADESVAAGVAAALEETSALLAAKHGFDPEDLAQYRATILGRFRNPALPDTVWRVGRQPLRKLSRHERFVGPAAEAAERDLKVDGLLHAVSALLAFDDPEDDQSVDLQRLLRELDAQAFTSQVTGLEPEHPLFPRIAEVVERAQVI, encoded by the coding sequence ATGAAGAAGGCACTCCACTTCGGTGCGGGGAACATCGGGCGCGGCTTCGTGGGGCTCCTGCTCCACGAGGGCGGGTACGAGGTGGTGTTCTCGGACGTCGCGACGGCGCTGGTCGATGCGATCAACGCCGCGGACGAGTACACCGTGCACGAGGTCGGAGAGGGGGGCCGCGACAAGGTCGTGACGAGATTCCGCGCGATCGACAGCGCGGCCGACCCGGAGGCCGTGGCGGCGGAGGTGGCGACGGCGGACGTCGTCACCACCGCCGTCGGGCCGACCGTGCTGCGCTTCATCGCGCCGCACATCGTCGCCGGACTCGCGCTGCGCGATCCGGATGCCGCTCCCCTGCAGGTCATGGCGTGCGAGAACGCGATCGGCGCGACCGACACCCTGCGGGATCACATGCAGGAGTCGGCGGGCGAGAGCTGGGACGCGCTCGCCGGCCGCGCGGTGTTCGCCAACACGGCGGTGGACCGGATCGTGCCGGGCCAGCCCGAGGGGCACGGGATCGACGTGACGGTCGAGCCGTTCTTCGAGTGGGCGATCGAGAAGCACCCGTTCGGCGCCAACCCGCCGGAGATCCCGGGCGCGCACTTCGTGGACGACCTCGCCCCGTACATCGAGCGCAAGCTCTTCACGGTCAACACCGGGCACGCGACGGCCGCCTATCTCGGCGCCCGCGCGGGCCTCGAGAAGATCTCGGATGCGCTGGCGGACGAGTCGGTGGCCGCGGGCGTGGCGGCCGCGCTCGAGGAGACGTCCGCCCTCCTGGCGGCCAAGCACGGATTCGACCCGGAGGATCTCGCGCAGTATCGCGCGACGATCCTCGGCCGCTTCCGCAACCCCGCGCTTCCCGACACGGTGTGGCGCGTGGGGCGGCAGCCGCTGCGCAAGCTGTCGCGCCACGAGCGATTCGTCGGGCCGGCCGCGGAGGCGGCCGAGCGCGACCTGAAGGTGGACGGTCTGCTGCACGCCGTGAGCGCGCTGCTCGCGTTCGACGACCCGGAGGACGACCAGTCGGTCGACCTGCAGCGCCTGCTGCGCGAGCTCGATGCGCAGGCTTTCACGTCGCAGGTGACGGGCCTCGAGCCCGAGCACCCCCTGTTCCCCCGGATCGCGGAGGTCGTGGAGCGGGCTCAGGTGATCTGA